A stretch of DNA from Vanacampus margaritifer isolate UIUO_Vmar chromosome 1, RoL_Vmar_1.0, whole genome shotgun sequence:
CATGGTGCCGTCTTAGTTCAACTTAGTTCTTTCAGTCATATAcacaaacaatgtaaaaaaaacacacacacaaaaaaaacaaaaaacaatttgacataCGATAATGTAGACACAATGCTGGCTTCTCTATTGTGAAAAGATGATTCAAAACACTTGAAGCAAAATTGTGCCTGCAGCTCACaacagtgccatctagaggacaCTAGCAAATGAATGCCAGTGTCTaccagttaaaaaacaaaaggaagaaatatacccccaaaaattatgaaaaaagaacaataaatgaaactaatatttgaaaacaaatattagcattataatattagtatattatatatatatatatatatatatatatatatatatataaatatatggaAGTCAGTTTCtatcagaggaaaaaaaaatctggtttaaaaaaaagatacgcCAAAATTTCAATTTGATTAACAACTGGATGAGCGAATTACTagtatgattaattgtgaatttatttttttgtataacttttggggtattttttttatttttaactgtggattattttgtaGTCATTGTAtcctaaataaaaacatacaaacactttattactgtatttgacttcttcaggtatctgtacttaACTTGCATATTTTTGAAAGGAGTATTTTTGTGATCactctttattttttacttaccGGCATTTTTTATTCACTTAAGCGCAGGAGTAAAATTACTAActctacttttttcttctttttttacacacttTGATTTTAGTACAATGTGAGACTTTTGCCAGCTCTGCTAAGGAATAATGAAACCTGATTTatgaaaaactattttattcaaactaataaaaataatttcacagCGGTGAAACATATAAGCAAGTGTCGTCTCACTTTCCCCTGTCAACCCACGCAAAGAAGTTACAGCGAGCCTCTGGGTTGGCAGCATGCCCTTGCGGGCGAGCGCACACAAAGAACTGCCGGCCCACGTTGGGCCCGTCCTTCTTGACGGTACGCAGCACGCAGGGCTCTCCGTGAACCTTGCAGGTGGGCGGCGGAGGCGGGCCGTGAAGGACGGACTTCCAAAATCCAAAACATGCTCCTTTGTCGCCACGTGCGTTGCATGTTTGCGCACTCAAATGTTCACCTTGTGTTGTCTTGCCTTGTGTGGCGCTGTGGAGCTCTGACGAGACATCCAATGCACGCTCATCGTGTATTGGGAATGATTTGAGGGAATTCTGTGATGAACCAagtgctttttcatttttgggtttaaaaaagGCGAGAAGGCTGCCCTGCGGTTTCGAAGAAGTCTTAGCTGTTTTGCTCTTTTTGCTCATCTGACTAACAGATTCTGTCCTCATGATTCTCTTTGTGCCTGTGACGTTTATATTTTCCCTCATTTCAGCTTCTTCTTGAGATCCGGGAAGTGCCTCCTTCGACTCGCTCCGACATGCCTTTTGGTCCACCTTAACCAGAAAGCGTGAGAGTTTCTGCTGCTTGCCTGCAAACTCTGGCAGGTAGCAGGTAGCGAGAGGAGGTGGCTTGGAGTTGGGCAGCAGAGAGCACCGTAGTGCCCCCCAAACGGGACAGTGATCCGAGCCCTCCACCTCCGGCATGATGTCGGCCGCCACAAACTGCTCTTTTGCAAGCTGATTGTCAGCGAAGATGTAGTCGATGCGCGTGCCGTAGTTGGTACGGCGAGCCCCCGTGAGAGTGGACCAGCACGTGAAGGCGCCGGTGCGAGTGGGGTGGAAAGAGCGAAATGTGTCGACAAACTTGCCACCGTGGGAGAAATCTGCTGACGCCGGCATGTTGTTGTCGTCGTCCCTTAAAAAGCCGTTCAGCCATTTCCTGCCAGGGTTGTCCTCAAAGTCATCCTGAGGAAAGAAAGGAACAGTGAACAGAACAAGCAGAacatcgagaaaaaaaaaagaggctccaACCTGTTTTTTTGctactcccagttgaagtttaccaTCAAATTAGACAAAACAgacaattaaatgttaaatgcaGCAAACGAACAGCAGCATCAATGTGGTGCAGTTATAaagcaacagatatttgaacatgtagacagaaaatataacaatacttacaagcatacattctttatcctctgcaaaatatgactaatattactgccgCTTACTGAGTCGCATACAGTAGCTGTGAAACTCTTTTTCGTTTGCATCTGTGTGACCCTATTTTACCACCCCCGGTGGCCAACTCACCCATAACAAAAGGAGCCGCAATGAATtgatcatgatgcacaaactggtgaattctttacattgtatttaattatatcaTTACTGTATGCATTTTCAGTTTACAATACTGTGTTATTCtttctcattaaaaaatgaaaacattacaaaaaaatgatggGCTTTTTtgggaggctggaacggattcatGTCATTTCAATACAGAAACATCCTTTATTGAGAtgcaagtgttttgagttaccaGCTGTTTTTCCTCATATGGAGGCTGGAGGTTTGATTATTGATTTGGGGAGGAGTCTAATAGTAACAATGACTATCTGTACAAacacgtttatttttttaaataataataataaacaacatTTAGAGAATTGCatattgaaatgcattttttctACCAATAAATACTATTACATGTAAACATACACTGCTCAACACATTTATTAAACACccaggcatttatttatttatttttatgagaatGAGGCGCCAAGTTTGCATTTAGTTTATTGTAGGTTTAGATGATGCTCTatgatggtggcaaagcactacttttctattTGACATGGCTATGGCTTGGCTAAATGAAGCTCCACTCGTGATTAAACATAGTTCCTGGGCACCAATTTTCCACAAGAGggcgccaaagcaatatttagacaaaacagtGGATAGGGGAGGTTTTCAGCGAACAGAGGATGACCGTATTTACTATTAgaattgtaataaaattttgaaaatgtcccaTTTTTGGAACTACTGTTACCACATTTTCCAAGTAAATCAAAACAAGGCGTAGGTTATTTTACACCACGTAACAAAAGTCAATATCGAAAtgagtgattcccaaccactgaCACTCCAATTAATCCAATCCGGAAAGTATTTCTGTCATATAAATCTTTTCTCATATATAATTTACAGACAGTGACAGGCAGaataattaaatgctcttccactaaatGGCTGGGGGAACAATTAACCTAATAACATAATTGAACTgctgccattcatacaaca
This window harbors:
- the apex2 gene encoding DNA-(apurinic or apyrimidinic site) endonuclease 2; translation: MKVVTWNINGIRTFKCGIKKTFDALDADIICVQETKVTRDLLDERTAIVDGYNSYFSFSRGRSGYSGVATYCKDSATPFAAEEGLSGLLTNYAGALGCYGHHSEFTDEELQLLDNEGRAVITQHRVQCSDKIRSVTVINVYCPRADPEKPERKQFKLQFYKLLQARAEAMLKNGSSVIVLGDVNTSHRPIDHCDPNEIDDFEDNPGRKWLNGFLRDDDNNMPASADFSHGGKFVDTFRSFHPTRTGAFTCWSTLTGARRTNYGTRIDYIFADNQLAKEQFVAADIMPEVEGSDHCPVWGALRCSLLPNSKPPPLATCYLPEFAGKQQKLSRFLVKVDQKACRSESKEALPGSQEEAEMRENINVTGTKRIMRTESVSQMSKKSKTAKTSSKPQGSLLAFFKPKNEKALGSSQNSLKSFPIHDERALDVSSELHSATQGKTTQGEHLSAQTCNARGDKGACFGFWKSVLHGPPPPPTCKVHGEPCVLRTVKKDGPNVGRQFFVCARPQGHAANPEARCNFFAWVDRGK